Proteins co-encoded in one Arthrobacter alpinus genomic window:
- a CDS encoding MFS transporter — protein MSQTPVPMTDINSAPEVSSRRWWTLTTVALAQLMVVLDSTVVNIALPSAQQDLGFTDGQRQWIITAYSLAFGSLLLLGGRLSDLLGRKRTFIIGLIGFAGASAFGGAAGSFGMLVLARAIQGAFGALLAPTALAVLTTTFTVPKERARAFGVFGAIAGAGGAVGLLLGGFLTENFNWRWNLYVNVFIAVVAVVGALIFVSHSVVTGPRPKLDIPGTILISGALFALVYGFSNAETDGWGSPLTWGMLAGAAVLMVVFVLWQQRASHPILPLHIPLNRNRGAAYISVLIAGAGMFGIFLFVTYYVQTSLRYSPIQTGIGFLPMIGMLILAAQLSTNFALPRFGPKVLVPFGMVLSAIGMVYLTRLDLGSTYAGDLLPPLMIIGFGIGSIMPASIQTATYGIDSRFAGVASALVNTSQQVGGSIGTALLNTLAATAATNYIAAHLPPSAEVAAQAAVHSYSVAYWWGAGFFAVGAIVSAILFRRRGQSLVSAPLGAGENVDDAVSGNAKPLVQHTARHRA, from the coding sequence ATGTCCCAGACCCCAGTTCCGATGACGGATATAAATAGCGCCCCAGAGGTGTCCTCACGGCGCTGGTGGACGCTGACCACGGTGGCCCTAGCGCAACTAATGGTCGTATTGGATTCGACAGTGGTCAACATCGCTCTTCCCTCGGCCCAGCAGGATCTTGGATTTACCGACGGGCAACGCCAGTGGATTATCACCGCCTACTCCTTGGCTTTCGGTAGCCTGCTGTTGCTGGGTGGGCGGCTCTCAGACCTGTTGGGCAGGAAACGAACATTCATTATCGGCCTGATTGGTTTCGCCGGGGCATCCGCGTTCGGTGGCGCCGCAGGCAGTTTCGGCATGCTCGTCTTGGCCCGCGCCATTCAGGGCGCTTTCGGGGCCTTGCTGGCCCCGACAGCCTTGGCTGTGCTGACCACCACGTTCACAGTGCCGAAGGAGCGTGCCCGTGCCTTCGGTGTATTTGGCGCGATCGCCGGTGCTGGCGGCGCCGTCGGACTCCTTCTAGGGGGCTTCTTGACCGAAAACTTTAATTGGCGCTGGAACCTGTATGTCAACGTCTTTATCGCCGTCGTTGCCGTGGTTGGGGCACTGATCTTCGTCAGCCATTCCGTTGTCACAGGACCCCGTCCGAAATTGGATATCCCAGGTACCATCTTGATTTCAGGAGCCCTGTTCGCTTTGGTCTACGGGTTCTCCAACGCCGAAACTGACGGCTGGGGTTCGCCGCTGACGTGGGGAATGCTTGCTGGGGCGGCCGTGCTGATGGTCGTTTTCGTACTGTGGCAGCAACGCGCAAGCCATCCGATCCTGCCCTTGCATATTCCGTTGAATAGGAACCGTGGAGCCGCCTACATCTCGGTGCTGATTGCTGGGGCTGGCATGTTCGGCATTTTCTTGTTCGTGACGTATTACGTGCAGACCTCGCTCCGCTATTCACCGATTCAGACAGGCATTGGCTTCTTGCCTATGATCGGTATGCTGATCCTAGCCGCGCAGCTGTCCACTAACTTTGCGCTCCCGCGGTTTGGCCCCAAAGTCCTGGTCCCTTTCGGCATGGTCCTATCAGCTATAGGGATGGTTTACCTGACGCGATTGGATCTGGGGAGCACGTACGCTGGTGACCTCCTGCCGCCGCTGATGATTATCGGCTTTGGCATCGGCTCGATCATGCCGGCGTCCATCCAGACGGCCACCTACGGTATTGACAGCCGCTTTGCCGGCGTCGCCTCCGCCCTGGTCAACACTAGCCAGCAGGTCGGTGGTTCAATTGGCACTGCCCTGTTAAACACGCTCGCCGCCACCGCGGCCACCAACTACATCGCCGCGCACCTCCCACCATCAGCGGAAGTTGCGGCCCAAGCTGCCGTCCACAGCTACTCCGTTGCCTACTGGTGGGGTGCTGGTTTCTTCGCCGTAGGCGCGATCGTGTCCGCGATATTGTTCCGTCGGCGAGGGCAGTCATTGGTGTCTGCTCCATTAGGTGCTGGAGAAAACGTGGACGACGCCGTATCGGGCAACGCCAAGCCCCTCGTCCAGCACACGGCCCGCCACCGAGCCTAG
- the metX gene encoding homoserine O-acetyltransferase MetX encodes MLRSIHIGSLPLEAGGELPSVSMAFECWGTLNAAGDNAVLIQHALTGSTHVSRGDSEEDGWWEGLVGPGEVIDTNKYFVVCANMIGGCYGTTGPSSIAADGKPYGSRFPFVTIRDSVDAEARLADRLGITTWYAVIGGSMGGARALEWAVSYPERVQRCAVVASCAASTAEQIAFAQAQVLAIRQDPHFAGGDYYEGAAPIAGLGLARRIAHITYRSEAEMGSRFGRKAQDDGGTISHVRLAPDTGGRFAIESYLDHQAHKLVGRFDANSYIVITEALMSHDVTRDRGTLEEALAVVADVEFVVAAVNSDRLYFPSQSEELAAALPGDVVVGHIDSPIGHDGFLTEVAAVGALLRDSFFAA; translated from the coding sequence GTGCTGCGCTCTATCCACATTGGTTCATTGCCGCTGGAAGCCGGAGGCGAACTGCCATCGGTGAGCATGGCTTTCGAGTGCTGGGGGACTCTCAATGCCGCCGGTGACAATGCCGTGCTTATCCAGCATGCCTTGACCGGCAGTACCCACGTCAGCCGCGGCGATTCCGAAGAAGACGGCTGGTGGGAAGGCCTGGTGGGTCCCGGCGAAGTCATCGACACCAACAAGTACTTTGTAGTGTGTGCCAACATGATTGGCGGCTGTTACGGAACCACCGGCCCCTCCAGCATTGCCGCCGATGGCAAACCGTATGGCTCCAGGTTCCCGTTCGTCACCATCCGCGATTCCGTTGATGCGGAGGCGCGCTTGGCTGACAGGCTTGGCATCACTACCTGGTACGCCGTCATTGGCGGATCCATGGGTGGTGCGCGGGCCCTGGAATGGGCTGTGAGCTACCCGGAGCGCGTCCAGCGTTGCGCCGTGGTCGCCTCCTGCGCGGCCAGCACGGCCGAGCAAATCGCTTTTGCCCAAGCTCAGGTGCTCGCAATCCGGCAGGATCCGCACTTTGCTGGCGGGGACTACTACGAGGGGGCTGCCCCCATCGCTGGTCTGGGGCTGGCGCGCCGCATTGCCCACATCACCTACCGTTCCGAGGCTGAGATGGGTAGCCGTTTTGGCCGTAAGGCCCAGGACGACGGCGGCACCATCAGTCATGTGAGGCTCGCCCCCGACACTGGCGGCAGGTTCGCGATCGAAAGCTATTTGGATCACCAAGCACACAAGCTGGTGGGCCGCTTTGATGCCAATAGCTACATTGTCATCACCGAGGCGCTCATGAGCCACGATGTCACGCGTGACAGGGGAACTTTGGAGGAGGCGCTGGCTGTGGTGGCCGATGTTGAGTTCGTGGTGGCCGCGGTCAATAGTGACAGGCTCTACTTCCCCTCTCAGTCCGAGGAGTTGGCGGCTGCGCTTCCCGGTGATGTTGTTGTGGGACACATTGATTCACCCATTGGCCATGACGGCTTCCTGACAGAAGTTGCCGCAGTGGGCGCCCTATTGCGGGATTCGTTCTTCGCAGCCTAG
- a CDS encoding bifunctional o-acetylhomoserine/o-acetylserine sulfhydrylase has product MSNGWSFETRQIHAGQEPDVTTGARALPIYQTSSFVFPSAESAAARFALAELEPIYTRIGNPTQDAVEQRVASLEGGVGALLLASGQAATTFAILNIAEAGDHIVSSPSVYGGTFNLLAHSLKKLGIETTFVSDPDNLDEWRAAVRPNTKAFFGETVSNPRQDVLDLESISAIAHDAGVPLIVDNTLATPYLIRPIEWGADIVIHSATKYLGGHGTAIGGVIVDSGNFDFAASPEKFPGFNTPDETYNGLVYARDLGVGSALGANLAYILKARVQLLRDLGSAISPFNAFLIAQGIETLSLRVERHVSNAVEVATWLEGNENVEAVAYSGIPSSPWFERGRKYGPKGTGAVVAFDIKGGAEAGKRFVDGLELHSHVANLGDVRSLVIHPASTTHAQLSPEQQLAAGVRPGLVRLSVGLENIADIIADLEAGFRAAKSSVN; this is encoded by the coding sequence ATGAGTAACGGTTGGTCATTTGAAACCCGTCAGATCCACGCGGGCCAGGAGCCGGACGTCACGACCGGCGCCCGAGCCTTGCCGATCTATCAGACAAGTTCGTTCGTGTTCCCCTCGGCTGAGAGTGCAGCGGCACGGTTCGCTTTAGCTGAACTGGAGCCGATCTACACACGTATTGGCAACCCCACCCAGGATGCTGTTGAGCAGCGTGTCGCCAGCCTCGAAGGCGGTGTCGGCGCTTTGCTGCTGGCGTCCGGGCAGGCAGCAACCACCTTTGCGATCCTGAACATTGCCGAGGCCGGAGACCACATTGTCTCCAGTCCCAGCGTTTACGGCGGCACGTTCAACCTGCTGGCCCACTCGCTGAAGAAGCTCGGCATCGAGACCACTTTCGTCTCGGACCCCGACAACCTGGATGAATGGCGTGCAGCCGTCCGCCCCAACACCAAGGCATTCTTCGGCGAGACCGTCTCCAACCCGCGCCAGGACGTGCTTGACCTGGAAAGCATCAGTGCCATCGCCCACGACGCCGGCGTGCCGCTGATTGTGGACAACACCTTGGCCACCCCGTACCTGATCCGTCCCATCGAGTGGGGTGCCGACATCGTCATCCACTCGGCCACCAAGTACCTGGGCGGACACGGCACAGCCATTGGTGGCGTGATTGTGGACAGTGGAAACTTTGACTTCGCAGCCAGCCCCGAGAAGTTCCCCGGCTTCAACACCCCAGATGAGACCTACAACGGCCTGGTTTACGCCCGCGACCTCGGCGTGGGCAGCGCCCTGGGTGCCAACCTGGCCTATATCCTCAAGGCTCGCGTTCAGCTGCTGCGCGACCTGGGCTCGGCCATCTCCCCGTTCAATGCCTTCCTCATTGCCCAGGGCATCGAGACGCTGAGCCTGCGCGTGGAACGCCACGTTAGCAACGCCGTCGAGGTGGCAACCTGGCTTGAAGGCAATGAAAACGTTGAAGCAGTGGCTTACTCTGGCATCCCCTCCAGCCCCTGGTTTGAGCGCGGCCGCAAGTACGGTCCCAAGGGCACCGGCGCGGTTGTGGCCTTCGATATCAAGGGCGGTGCCGAGGCCGGCAAGCGCTTTGTTGACGGACTGGAACTGCACTCACACGTTGCCAACCTGGGTGACGTGCGCTCCCTCGTCATCCACCCGGCGTCGACCACTCATGCTCAGCTCTCACCCGAGCAGCAGCTGGCCGCCGGTGTGCGTCCGGGGCTGGTCCGCCTGTCGGTCGGCTTGGAAAACATCGCAGACATCATCGCAGACCTTGAAGCCGGATTCCGTGCGGCAAAGTCTTCAGTGAACTAA
- a CDS encoding Tex family protein → MCDVAGSRRACGVGQNWRVNETAAPLNLPTAAAQAERIINTIAAELGVRPAQVRAAIGLMDDGASVPFIARYRKEATGTLDDTQLRELDERLRYLRELEARRVVVLETIHGLGKLTQALRRSVEAAATKSELEDLYLPYKSTRKTKADTAREAGLEPLLDALLGDPTKFPAVEADAFVSSDRGVATADDALAGARAILIERAGQDAALVGELRERLWKTGRLRSSVKAGKDAEGEKFKDYFDFAQPPHTLPSHRVLALLRGEKEGALSLDLAEGDTRDKEATAQARAAYENAVARSLGISESGRGADAWLMTSARLAWRTRILTRLSVDLRVRLFQSAEEESVRVFAANLRDVLLAAPAGNRATLGLDPGLRTGTKVAIVDGTGQVSATETIYPHAPAKRWNEALATLLSLCKRHEVELIAIGNGTASRETDKLATELVAELKRINPDRLVSKLVVSEAGASVYSASALASAELPGMDVSLRGAVSIARRLQDPLAELVKIEPKSIGVGQYQHDLTPAKLDRSLDAVVEDCVNAVGVDLNTASPALLARVAGVGPLLSENIVAHRNANGPFNKRRELLKVARLGPKAFEQCAGFLRITGGAEPLDASSVHPEAYGVARKILAAAGASTQEIAGGVDAVASVNPAQFIEGEFGLPTVKDIIAELQKPGRDPRPRFETATFTDGIEKITDLHPGMILEGTVSNVAAFGAFVDIGVHQDGLVHVSAMSNSFVSDPHTVVKSGQVVRVKVLEVEPDRKRISLTLRLDDEVGAGAKSGSPADSRQRGGKSDVGSRTSGRPSPAGSGAKVAPRAAQSGSAQPRAAQSGSAQPRSAQPRAAQSGSAQPAGRQKGALQGSPGAAPSANTAMAEALRRAGLGK, encoded by the coding sequence ATGTGTGATGTTGCTGGGTCCCGGAGAGCCTGCGGCGTGGGGCAGAATTGGAGGGTGAATGAGACTGCTGCACCCCTGAATCTGCCCACAGCCGCCGCCCAGGCCGAGCGCATCATCAACACCATCGCCGCTGAACTGGGTGTGCGCCCCGCTCAGGTCCGTGCCGCGATTGGCCTGATGGACGACGGCGCTAGCGTCCCCTTTATTGCCCGGTACAGAAAAGAAGCCACCGGCACCCTTGATGACACCCAGCTGCGTGAGCTGGACGAACGCCTGCGGTACCTGCGTGAATTGGAGGCCCGCCGCGTAGTTGTCCTGGAAACCATTCACGGTTTGGGGAAGTTGACGCAAGCCCTGCGCCGTTCCGTGGAGGCCGCCGCCACGAAGTCCGAGCTGGAGGATCTGTACCTGCCGTACAAATCCACGCGCAAGACCAAGGCCGACACCGCCCGCGAGGCAGGTCTGGAACCGCTGCTGGATGCACTGCTGGGAGATCCAACGAAGTTCCCGGCCGTTGAAGCGGATGCGTTTGTCAGCTCAGACCGCGGAGTGGCCACAGCAGACGATGCCTTGGCTGGTGCCCGGGCCATCCTGATTGAACGCGCCGGCCAGGATGCAGCGCTGGTTGGTGAGTTGCGTGAACGGCTATGGAAAACCGGCCGGCTGCGTTCCAGTGTGAAGGCGGGCAAAGACGCTGAAGGGGAGAAGTTCAAGGACTACTTTGACTTCGCTCAACCACCGCACACCCTGCCCAGCCATCGGGTACTGGCCTTGCTGCGAGGCGAAAAGGAAGGCGCGCTTTCGCTGGATCTTGCTGAGGGCGACACCCGCGACAAAGAGGCAACAGCGCAAGCCCGTGCGGCGTACGAGAACGCTGTGGCCCGATCCTTGGGCATCTCAGAATCCGGACGCGGCGCCGATGCGTGGCTCATGACCAGCGCCCGGCTGGCCTGGCGCACCCGCATTCTCACCCGACTGTCAGTGGACCTGCGTGTGCGGCTGTTTCAGAGCGCCGAAGAGGAATCCGTGCGCGTGTTTGCCGCCAATCTGCGCGATGTTCTGCTCGCAGCTCCCGCCGGGAACCGTGCCACACTCGGGCTTGATCCCGGGCTTCGCACGGGCACCAAGGTGGCTATTGTGGACGGCACCGGTCAGGTGAGCGCCACCGAAACCATCTATCCGCATGCGCCGGCCAAGCGCTGGAATGAAGCACTCGCCACCTTGTTATCGCTGTGCAAAAGGCATGAAGTGGAGCTAATTGCCATTGGCAATGGAACTGCCAGCCGTGAGACCGACAAGCTGGCCACTGAACTTGTGGCTGAACTCAAGCGGATCAACCCTGACCGTTTGGTCAGCAAGCTGGTGGTCTCCGAGGCAGGTGCCTCCGTGTATTCGGCCTCGGCCCTGGCCAGTGCCGAGCTACCCGGCATGGACGTGTCCTTGCGCGGTGCCGTCTCCATTGCGCGCCGATTGCAGGATCCGTTGGCCGAGTTGGTCAAGATTGAGCCCAAATCCATCGGTGTTGGCCAGTACCAGCATGACCTCACCCCGGCCAAGCTGGACCGCTCCCTCGACGCCGTGGTTGAAGACTGTGTGAACGCGGTGGGAGTTGACCTGAACACGGCCTCTCCAGCCCTCCTGGCGAGGGTGGCCGGCGTCGGGCCTCTTTTGAGCGAAAACATTGTGGCTCACCGCAATGCGAACGGTCCATTCAATAAGCGCCGCGAGCTGCTCAAGGTGGCTCGGCTGGGTCCTAAAGCGTTTGAACAATGCGCCGGATTTCTGCGGATCACCGGGGGAGCGGAGCCGCTTGACGCCTCCAGTGTTCACCCCGAAGCCTACGGTGTGGCCCGGAAGATCCTCGCCGCAGCAGGGGCCAGTACTCAGGAGATCGCCGGAGGAGTGGATGCGGTTGCTTCCGTGAACCCTGCCCAATTCATTGAGGGTGAGTTCGGTCTGCCCACGGTCAAGGACATCATCGCTGAGCTCCAAAAGCCCGGCCGCGACCCACGGCCGCGCTTTGAGACGGCCACTTTCACGGACGGCATCGAGAAAATCACCGATCTGCACCCGGGCATGATCTTGGAAGGGACCGTCTCCAATGTGGCCGCGTTTGGCGCCTTCGTGGACATTGGCGTGCACCAAGATGGCCTGGTGCATGTTTCGGCCATGAGCAACAGCTTCGTTTCCGACCCGCACACCGTGGTTAAATCCGGCCAGGTGGTGCGCGTGAAAGTGTTGGAAGTGGAGCCGGATCGCAAGCGGATTTCGCTCACCCTGCGCCTGGACGACGAGGTTGGAGCTGGCGCGAAGTCGGGATCCCCTGCTGACTCCCGGCAGCGTGGTGGGAAGTCCGACGTCGGCTCCCGCACTTCAGGGCGCCCCTCACCTGCGGGTAGCGGAGCCAAGGTTGCGCCTCGAGCGGCCCAATCCGGCTCGGCTCAGCCGCGAGCGGCCCAATCTGGCTCGGCCCAGCCGCGCTCCGCCCAGCCTCGCGCGGCCCAATCCGGCTCGGCTCAACCGGCGGGACGTCAGAAGGGTGCACTCCAGGGGAGTCCCGGCGCTGCGCCGTCGGCTAATACGGCCATGGCTGAGGCGTTGCGGCGGGCTGGCTTGGGCAAGTAA
- a CDS encoding VOC family protein has protein sequence MRMDHVSYASESDGLAATTERIATALGVKAVKGGVHPRFGTRNMIIPLTDHHYVEIVECLNHPASDKAPFGQAVQARSAAGGGWMGWCVAVDDLAPFEERLGRSAVPGNRKFPDGQELIWQQIGIKGLIADPQVPYMLKWEGDPALHPSQARPSEVRLASLTIAGSAERVTEWLGEPVEAPLNDVAVEWIAPRGTPGIMSVTFETANGPVTI, from the coding sequence ATGCGAATGGATCATGTTTCTTACGCCAGTGAATCAGACGGATTGGCTGCCACTACGGAGCGAATCGCAACAGCCCTCGGGGTCAAGGCAGTGAAGGGTGGTGTGCACCCCCGCTTCGGCACCCGCAATATGATTATTCCCCTCACGGACCACCATTATGTGGAGATCGTGGAGTGCCTCAACCACCCGGCGTCGGACAAGGCACCGTTCGGACAGGCCGTGCAGGCACGCTCCGCTGCGGGCGGCGGCTGGATGGGCTGGTGCGTGGCCGTGGACGATCTGGCCCCCTTCGAGGAACGCCTAGGCCGCAGCGCAGTCCCCGGTAACCGCAAGTTCCCGGACGGCCAAGAGTTGATCTGGCAGCAGATCGGCATCAAGGGCCTGATCGCGGACCCGCAGGTGCCTTACATGCTCAAGTGGGAGGGCGATCCTGCCCTCCACCCCTCGCAGGCACGCCCCTCCGAGGTGCGCCTGGCTTCGCTGACCATCGCCGGCAGCGCCGAACGCGTCACCGAGTGGTTGGGTGAGCCCGTAGAGGCACCGTTGAACGATGTCGCCGTGGAGTGGATCGCACCGCGAGGCACCCCCGGCATCATGAGCGTCACCTTCGAAACGGCCAACGGCCCGGTGACCATCTAG
- a CDS encoding CPBP family intramembrane glutamic endopeptidase, which translates to MITSMTEPLPSFSKHDGVAPVRAPLAPGAGSPPRQGAASAVDHQGWGTKSRRRLITEVLLVLGVSIGQSAVYSVVSLLDKLSRAPISQGTSTLNAVRNNREFFDFTYQILDIFFALVPVMLVFYLLAEPGKSVFRSIGLDWRHPLRDGLSALGLLVVIGVPSLGLYAAGRAMGITTEIIPSALNQYWWTVPVLVLSAIRAGVLEEVILNGYLLGRLAKIGLGPWAAIVLVALLRGSYHLYQGFGPFIGNVAMGLLFGWVYKKWGRVAPLVVAHALVDIAAFTLGPALGFGG; encoded by the coding sequence ATGATTACCTCTATGACTGAACCGTTGCCTTCCTTCTCCAAGCACGACGGCGTTGCTCCCGTCCGCGCCCCTCTCGCCCCCGGTGCCGGGTCGCCACCGCGGCAAGGTGCCGCATCCGCCGTCGACCATCAAGGCTGGGGCACCAAGTCTCGGCGACGGCTGATTACCGAAGTACTGCTGGTGCTGGGGGTATCGATCGGTCAATCGGCCGTATATTCGGTGGTGTCGCTGCTGGATAAACTGAGCCGGGCGCCCATTTCGCAGGGGACCTCCACGCTTAATGCGGTGCGCAACAACCGCGAATTCTTTGATTTCACGTACCAAATTCTGGATATTTTCTTTGCCCTGGTGCCTGTCATGCTGGTGTTTTATCTGCTGGCCGAGCCCGGGAAATCCGTGTTCCGCAGTATTGGGCTGGACTGGCGGCATCCGCTGCGCGACGGTCTAAGTGCACTGGGGCTGTTGGTGGTTATTGGGGTGCCATCGCTGGGGCTTTATGCTGCCGGGCGGGCCATGGGGATCACCACCGAGATCATTCCCAGCGCCCTGAATCAGTATTGGTGGACGGTGCCGGTCCTTGTGCTGTCGGCCATTCGGGCGGGCGTGCTGGAGGAGGTCATCCTCAACGGGTACCTGCTGGGCCGGCTGGCGAAAATTGGGCTGGGGCCCTGGGCAGCGATTGTCCTGGTGGCACTGCTGCGTGGAAGTTACCACTTGTATCAGGGGTTCGGGCCGTTCATTGGCAACGTCGCCATGGGCTTGCTGTTCGGCTGGGTCTACAAGAAGTGGGGCCGTGTGGCGCCGTTAGTCGTGGCGCACGCACTAGTGGATATTGCGGCGTTCACGCTCGGTCCGGCGCTAGGCTTCGGCGGCTGA
- a CDS encoding phosphoglycerate mutase family protein — MSAPRQIIMVRHGQSAANVDQTLYNRLPDYRIPLTELGVLQAKAAGEKVRRQLDGEKVRVYVSPYLRAYQTLEAMNLGDLVDTTMEEPRLREQDWANFQNPAEIADQKELRNAYGHFFYRFREGESGSDVYDRVSSFMETLFRQWAKPDAAPNALFVTHGLTMRLFCMRWFHWSVEYFESLNNPENAATRTLVKDGDRYLLDKPFEQWTPAEPGTTVLDAPDHIW; from the coding sequence ATGAGCGCTCCCCGACAGATCATCATGGTGCGGCACGGGCAGTCGGCGGCCAACGTTGACCAAACCCTGTACAACCGGCTTCCCGACTACCGCATTCCGCTGACCGAGCTCGGTGTTTTGCAGGCGAAGGCTGCCGGGGAGAAGGTCCGGCGGCAGCTAGACGGGGAGAAGGTGCGGGTCTATGTTTCACCGTATTTGCGCGCCTATCAGACGCTGGAAGCCATGAATTTGGGCGACCTTGTGGACACCACCATGGAGGAGCCGCGGCTGCGAGAGCAGGACTGGGCCAACTTCCAGAACCCGGCGGAGATTGCCGATCAGAAGGAACTGCGCAACGCCTACGGGCACTTTTTCTACCGTTTCCGCGAGGGTGAATCCGGCTCCGATGTATACGACCGGGTGTCATCGTTTATGGAGACCCTGTTCCGGCAGTGGGCCAAACCTGACGCCGCGCCCAACGCCCTGTTCGTGACGCACGGGCTGACCATGCGACTGTTTTGTATGCGCTGGTTCCACTGGTCGGTGGAGTACTTCGAATCGCTGAACAACCCGGAGAACGCCGCAACTCGCACGCTCGTGAAGGACGGCGACCGCTACCTCCTGGACAAACCGTTCGAGCAGTGGACACCAGCAGAACCCGGGACCACTGTCCTGGATGCCCCCGACCATATTTGGTGA
- the efeU gene encoding iron uptake transporter permease EfeU, producing the protein MLATLVIGLREGLEAALIVGMIAAFLRRNSVSLKPMWLGVGAAVVLSALVGIILEIVSAALPQQQQEAMETVIGVVAVVIVTFMIVWMSKNARSMKSSLEAHAGSAIKGGSVVAMATMAFLAVLREGVETAVFMVAAFQSSLSPVAAGTGALLGLAIAAGVGFLLFRGAIKLNLAKFFKATGVFLVFVAAGLVMKSLRTAHEAGWVNVGQDPTVTLAWLAPNGSARAAILTGVLGIPSDPRVVEVLGWALYLLPMLAFILWPRTWRPSAAALPRVQFIAAGVLGAAAIVLIIAAPLAIPANPLSPTSTTPAITSAGEAGVKLQLTSGDAASADVAAGARSGSGAGSGSDAISGAAATAEKTLLVTAADGTQSSYPLTPHGSESHAGRTVSAYTAVATADGQGEPASLSVTALTELNGGRTPVGISSSSNPGPFTAVWTHKGKISVWLVNDAIIDASNTQSATVTLSGGGLNTPRTIAVSGHDGWLVPEDDVTAAVTELNSFEAASTENVLWSRYLPAVFLIAAMVLLAAGRRNRRQLLVTAPSP; encoded by the coding sequence GTGCTTGCAACACTAGTTATTGGCCTGCGAGAAGGCCTTGAAGCCGCATTGATCGTGGGCATGATCGCCGCTTTCTTGCGCCGCAATTCCGTCTCCCTCAAGCCCATGTGGCTCGGCGTTGGCGCGGCCGTAGTGCTCAGCGCACTCGTGGGCATCATCTTGGAAATCGTCTCCGCCGCGCTCCCCCAGCAGCAGCAAGAAGCCATGGAAACCGTCATCGGTGTGGTGGCTGTGGTGATCGTGACGTTCATGATTGTGTGGATGAGCAAAAACGCCCGATCCATGAAATCCTCGCTCGAAGCTCATGCCGGATCGGCCATCAAGGGCGGCTCAGTCGTTGCCATGGCAACCATGGCCTTCCTCGCGGTCCTGCGTGAAGGCGTCGAAACGGCCGTTTTTATGGTGGCCGCGTTCCAGTCCTCCCTCAGTCCAGTCGCCGCCGGAACCGGCGCCTTGCTGGGCCTGGCCATTGCCGCTGGGGTCGGCTTTCTACTGTTCCGCGGAGCCATTAAACTCAACCTGGCCAAGTTCTTCAAGGCCACGGGCGTCTTTTTGGTGTTCGTCGCCGCCGGTCTGGTCATGAAATCCCTGCGCACCGCCCACGAGGCCGGCTGGGTCAACGTGGGCCAGGATCCCACAGTTACCTTGGCGTGGCTCGCTCCCAACGGCAGTGCGCGTGCAGCAATCCTGACAGGCGTTCTGGGCATCCCCAGCGATCCACGCGTGGTGGAGGTCCTGGGCTGGGCCCTCTATCTGCTCCCCATGCTGGCGTTCATCCTGTGGCCGCGCACTTGGCGCCCGTCCGCAGCAGCCCTGCCGCGTGTGCAATTCATCGCCGCCGGTGTCCTCGGCGCAGCCGCGATTGTGCTGATCATCGCCGCCCCTCTTGCCATCCCCGCCAATCCCCTCTCGCCAACAAGTACGACGCCGGCCATCACCTCCGCAGGTGAGGCGGGAGTTAAGCTGCAACTCACCTCGGGCGACGCCGCCAGCGCGGACGTTGCTGCCGGAGCTAGGTCTGGTTCCGGAGCAGGGTCTGGTTCCGATGCCATCTCAGGTGCCGCTGCCACCGCCGAGAAGACGCTGCTCGTCACAGCTGCCGACGGCACCCAGAGCAGCTACCCGCTCACCCCTCATGGCAGCGAATCCCACGCCGGGCGCACAGTCTCCGCCTACACCGCTGTGGCAACCGCTGATGGACAGGGCGAACCCGCCAGCCTCTCCGTGACTGCCTTGACCGAGCTCAACGGCGGGCGGACGCCGGTGGGTATTAGCAGTTCCAGCAACCCAGGACCATTCACGGCAGTCTGGACCCACAAGGGCAAAATCTCCGTGTGGCTCGTCAACGATGCCATCATCGACGCCTCCAATACGCAGAGCGCCACCGTGACGCTGAGCGGCGGCGGCTTGAACACCCCGCGTACCATCGCCGTATCCGGCCACGACGGATGGCTGGTGCCCGAAGACGACGTCACGGCCGCCGTCACCGAACTCAACAGCTTTGAAGCGGCTAGCACCGAAAACGTGCTGTGGTCCCGCTACCTTCCTGCCGTGTTCCTCATTGCCGCGATGGTTCTGCTCGCTGCCGGCCGCCGCAACCGGCGCCAGCTGCTCGTTACAGCACCCTCCCCGTAA